A single window of Pseudomonas lijiangensis DNA harbors:
- the argH gene encoding argininosuccinate lyase, with protein sequence MSTDKTNQSWGGRFSEPVDAFVARFTASVTFDQRLYRHDIMGSIAHATMLAQVGVLTEAERDTIIDGLKTIQSEIEAGSFEWRVDLEDVHMNIEARLTDRIGITGKKLHTGRSRNDQVATDIRLWLRDEIDLILSEITRLQKGLLEQAEREAETIMPGFTHLQTAQPVTFGHHMLAWFEMLSRDYERLVDCRKRLNRMPLGSAALAGTTYPIDRELTCKLLGFDAVGGNSLDGVSDRDFAIEFCSAASVAMMHLSRFSEELVLWTSAQFQFIDLPDRFCTGSSIMPQKKNPDVPELVRGKSGRVFGALMGLLTLMKGQPLAYNKDNQEDKEPLFDAADTLRDSLRAFADMIPAIKPKHAIMREAALRGFSTATDLADYLVRRGLPFRDCHEIVGHAVKYGVETGKDLAEMSLEELRKFSDQIEQDVFAVLTLEGSVNARNHIGGTAPEQVRAAVVRGKALLENR encoded by the coding sequence ATGAGCACCGACAAGACCAACCAGTCCTGGGGCGGCCGTTTCAGTGAGCCCGTCGACGCCTTCGTCGCGCGCTTCACGGCCTCCGTCACCTTCGATCAACGCCTGTATCGTCACGACATCATGGGTTCTATCGCCCACGCTACGATGCTGGCTCAGGTCGGCGTCCTGACCGAAGCCGAGCGCGACACCATCATCGATGGCCTGAAAACCATCCAGAGCGAGATCGAAGCCGGCAGTTTCGAGTGGCGCGTCGACCTGGAAGACGTGCACATGAACATCGAAGCGCGTCTGACCGACCGCATCGGCATCACCGGCAAGAAGCTGCATACCGGCCGTAGCCGCAACGATCAGGTCGCCACCGATATCCGCCTGTGGCTGCGTGACGAAATCGACCTGATCCTCAGCGAAATCACGCGCCTGCAGAAAGGGCTGCTGGAGCAGGCCGAACGTGAAGCCGAAACCATCATGCCGGGCTTCACTCACCTGCAGACCGCCCAGCCAGTGACGTTCGGTCACCACATGCTGGCCTGGTTCGAAATGCTCAGCCGCGACTACGAGCGTCTGGTCGACTGCCGCAAGCGCCTGAACCGCATGCCACTGGGCAGCGCCGCACTGGCAGGCACCACCTACCCGATCGACCGCGAGCTGACCTGCAAGCTGCTGGGTTTCGACGCCGTAGGCGGCAACTCCCTGGACGGCGTCTCGGATCGCGACTTCGCCATCGAGTTCTGCTCTGCCGCTTCGGTTGCCATGATGCACCTGTCGCGCTTCTCCGAAGAGCTGGTGCTCTGGACCAGCGCCCAGTTCCAGTTCATCGACCTTCCGGACCGCTTCTGCACGGGCAGTTCGATCATGCCGCAGAAGAAGAACCCGGACGTACCGGAACTGGTTCGTGGCAAGAGCGGCCGCGTGTTTGGTGCGCTGATGGGCTTGCTGACCCTGATGAAAGGCCAGCCACTGGCCTACAACAAGGACAACCAGGAAGACAAGGAGCCGCTGTTCGACGCTGCCGACACCTTGCGTGACTCGTTGCGTGCCTTTGCCGACATGATCCCGGCCATCAAGCCGAAGCACGCCATCATGCGTGAAGCGGCGCTGCGCGGTTTCTCCACCGCCACCGACCTGGCGGACTATCTGGTGCGCCGCGGCCTGCCATTCCGTGACTGCCACGAAATCGTCGGTCATGCCGTGAAATACGGCGTGGAAACCGGCAAGGATCTGGCGGAAATGAGTCTGGAAGAACTGCGTAAATTCAGCGATCAGATCGAGCAGGACGTATTTGCCGTACTGACCCTGGAAGGCTCGGTCAATGCCCGTAACCACATTGGCGGCACCGCTCCGGAGCAAGTCCGGGCAGCCGTGGTTCGTGGCAAGGCATTGCTGGAAAACCGCTAA
- a CDS encoding TIGR02647 family protein: MSYTPELVAELEILALFNLGNTQEGLKVHHVAAPTAIAAAKRLFEKGLTTQVDGGYLTSLGLEAAEHAQSLLTILNVSEEAA; encoded by the coding sequence ATGTCGTATACCCCTGAGCTGGTTGCCGAACTGGAAATCCTTGCACTGTTCAATCTGGGTAACACCCAGGAAGGGCTTAAAGTCCACCATGTGGCCGCCCCGACAGCCATTGCGGCTGCCAAAAGACTTTTTGAAAAAGGCCTCACCACCCAAGTCGATGGTGGCTATCTGACCAGCCTCGGGCTTGAAGCCGCCGAGCATGCCCAATCGCTGCTGACCATCCTGAACGTCTCCGAAGAGGCCGCCTGA
- a CDS encoding glutathione S-transferase family protein, with protein MLKLYGFAASNYFNMVKLALLEKQLPFEVIALHGCQNPEVLAISARGKVPILETDQGFISETDVILRYIEETQPGRALLPEDPFSRAQVWTIAKEIELYIELPARLCYVEVIFGGRPTPEDLKAKARRDLLKGFRALAQRARFAPYVAGENFTLADLYFLYSVDHAQQVAEKLFGLDLLQDMPGARALLEHLALNPNVQRVAADREAEWPAFLERVQAVARKAG; from the coding sequence GTGCTGAAGCTTTATGGTTTTGCCGCAAGCAATTATTTCAACATGGTCAAGTTGGCGCTGCTGGAGAAGCAGCTACCTTTTGAAGTGATTGCGCTGCATGGATGCCAGAATCCCGAGGTACTGGCGATCAGTGCACGAGGCAAGGTGCCAATACTGGAAACCGACCAGGGTTTCATCAGTGAGACGGATGTCATCCTGCGTTACATCGAGGAAACCCAGCCCGGTCGGGCGCTGCTTCCCGAGGACCCATTCTCCCGTGCCCAGGTCTGGACCATCGCCAAGGAAATCGAACTGTATATCGAGTTGCCAGCGCGGCTTTGCTACGTCGAAGTGATCTTCGGTGGGCGGCCCACTCCCGAGGACCTCAAGGCCAAGGCTCGCCGGGACTTGCTCAAGGGGTTCCGGGCCTTGGCCCAGCGTGCCCGTTTTGCACCCTATGTGGCGGGCGAGAACTTCACTCTGGCGGATCTGTATTTTCTTTACAGCGTCGACCATGCCCAGCAAGTCGCTGAGAAACTGTTCGGTCTTGATCTGTTGCAGGATATGCCGGGTGCGCGGGCTCTGCTTGAGCATCTGGCACTCAATCCGAATGTGCAGCGGGTAGCGGCGGACAGGGAAGCTGAATGGCCAGCATTCCTGGAGCGTGTCCAGGCGGTGGCGCGCAAGGCAGGGTAG
- a CDS encoding class I adenylate cyclase: MTRNPEIRPDLDEGIDRKVLSQLRNRFLTLNDGRYARAMEGLSTRQQSVLTLLPLCFHVNHPLLPGYVSSSTPAGVSHYEPDAQALAEAQRLTRSFSYKARHGNPPQPIHGLFLMGSLGTVAQAEQSDMDVWVCHDSDLAPEAIAELRRKCQALETWAASMGAEAHFFLIDPQRFRAGDRDTQLSSDDCGTSQHYLLLDEFYRTAIWLAGRTPMWWLVPVYEEERYAEYTHTLLSKRFIRANEVLDLGPMTGIPPGEFIGAGLWQLFKGIESPYKSVLKLLLIEVYSSEHPNVQCLSLRFKQAVFANKLDLDELDPYMVVYQRIEEHLLARGESERLELVRRSLYLKVNKKLTGPARQRSNGWQRLLLERLTREWGWDERQLALLDSRSQWKVRQVAHERRSLVNELNYSYRFLVQFARTQNAPNAITARDVSVLGRRLYAAFERKAGKVEFINPGIAPDLAEDTLTLVHSPNKREPGKNQWALYNGNLGTHEWQNFSPIKRSRELLELLTWCHRNGVIDTSTRLALHPGSSDLSEFELFNLLGALQQTIPLPLSEVSDEYLLKPSVPNEILLLVNVGVDPLRHHRELNILMTTERTDSLSYAGVRENLVLTLDQITLNSWNETLVSRYDGPHALLDCMSELLSNLPEGEVQPRIRVRCFCHNRAPAIAQRVEELINTAQLLLARGLNHRYLIQVQQQYHVLKMTPGQVGHVVVNSLPGLFNYLGEESPLYSPLHLDPQALDDHDLALILPHGQPECIQVFYRVNEPDADLYVLDEHNALWHQRLPYHDEQSLLLPLQRFFHSLVYRRGASLPLDNPAEPVLLDMLYYQVLPSGTGRARRIEPRPAPTAADKPYYDVQAIIEETSPGQLNVTLYCDNSEFSELEHGDQLFAVVAQQILERRQEPQRYRCYITDLDLSGLLDDGHGQSILFLRHKAELEKALNEAMEESGSA, encoded by the coding sequence ATGACGCGTAATCCCGAAATTCGTCCCGATCTGGATGAGGGCATCGACCGCAAGGTGCTCAGCCAGTTACGTAACCGCTTCCTGACTCTCAATGACGGGCGGTATGCCCGTGCCATGGAAGGGCTTTCGACTCGCCAGCAAAGCGTGCTGACGCTGTTGCCGCTGTGCTTTCATGTCAATCACCCGCTGCTGCCCGGCTACGTTTCCAGCAGCACGCCTGCTGGCGTCTCCCATTACGAGCCGGACGCCCAGGCGCTGGCAGAAGCGCAGCGGCTGACCCGATCTTTTTCCTATAAGGCCCGCCACGGCAATCCGCCACAGCCCATCCACGGTCTGTTCCTGATGGGCAGCCTCGGAACCGTGGCCCAGGCCGAACAGAGCGATATGGACGTCTGGGTCTGCCACGATTCGGATCTGGCCCCGGAAGCCATCGCAGAACTGCGCAGAAAATGTCAGGCACTGGAAACTTGGGCAGCGTCCATGGGCGCAGAGGCGCATTTCTTTCTGATCGACCCGCAACGCTTCCGGGCCGGGGATCGAGACACCCAGCTCAGTTCCGACGACTGCGGCACCAGCCAGCACTACCTGCTGCTGGATGAGTTCTACCGCACCGCCATCTGGCTCGCTGGCCGCACACCGATGTGGTGGCTGGTGCCGGTCTATGAAGAAGAACGCTACGCCGAGTACACCCACACGCTGCTGTCCAAGCGCTTCATTCGCGCCAACGAAGTGCTCGACCTTGGCCCCATGACCGGCATTCCGCCCGGTGAATTCATCGGCGCAGGGCTCTGGCAACTGTTCAAAGGCATCGAGTCGCCTTACAAGTCCGTCCTCAAACTGTTGCTGATCGAGGTCTACTCCAGCGAACACCCCAACGTTCAGTGCCTGAGCCTGCGGTTCAAGCAGGCCGTCTTCGCCAACAAACTGGATCTGGACGAACTGGACCCTTACATGGTCGTGTACCAGCGGATCGAAGAGCATCTGCTGGCCCGCGGCGAATCGGAGCGACTGGAGCTGGTACGTCGCAGCCTGTACCTGAAGGTCAACAAAAAGCTCACCGGCCCGGCCCGTCAGCGCAGCAATGGCTGGCAACGTCTGCTGCTGGAGCGCCTGACCCGGGAATGGGGCTGGGATGAGCGCCAACTGGCGCTGCTGGACAGTCGCAGTCAGTGGAAAGTCCGGCAGGTAGCTCACGAGCGCCGCTCGCTGGTCAATGAGCTGAATTACAGTTATCGCTTCCTGGTGCAGTTCGCCCGTACGCAAAACGCCCCCAATGCCATCACGGCCCGTGACGTCAGCGTACTGGGCCGACGCCTGTATGCCGCCTTCGAACGCAAGGCAGGCAAGGTCGAGTTCATCAACCCTGGCATAGCACCCGATCTGGCCGAAGATACTCTGACCCTGGTCCATTCTCCCAACAAGCGCGAACCGGGGAAAAACCAGTGGGCCTTGTACAACGGCAACCTGGGCACCCATGAATGGCAGAATTTCTCGCCCATCAAGCGAAGCCGCGAACTGCTTGAGCTGCTGACCTGGTGCCATCGCAACGGCGTGATAGACACCAGCACTCGACTGGCCTTGCATCCGGGCTCAAGCGACCTGAGCGAGTTCGAGCTGTTCAATCTGCTGGGCGCCCTGCAGCAGACGATCCCGCTGCCACTGAGCGAAGTCAGCGACGAATACCTGCTCAAACCCAGTGTGCCCAATGAAATATTGCTGCTGGTGAACGTGGGCGTCGACCCGCTCAGGCACCATCGCGAGCTGAATATCCTGATGACGACCGAGCGCACCGACTCGCTCAGTTATGCTGGCGTGCGGGAAAATCTGGTGCTGACGCTGGACCAGATCACCCTCAATAGCTGGAATGAAACACTGGTCAGCCGCTACGACGGGCCTCACGCCCTGCTCGACTGCATGAGCGAACTGCTCAGCAACCTGCCCGAAGGCGAGGTCCAGCCACGCATACGTGTGCGCTGCTTCTGCCATAACCGTGCTCCGGCCATCGCACAGCGGGTCGAAGAACTGATCAATACCGCCCAACTGCTGCTCGCCAGAGGCCTGAACCATCGCTACCTGATTCAGGTGCAACAGCAGTATCACGTACTGAAAATGACGCCCGGCCAAGTGGGCCATGTGGTGGTCAACAGCCTGCCGGGGCTGTTCAATTATCTGGGCGAGGAATCACCGCTCTACAGCCCGCTGCATCTGGACCCGCAAGCCCTGGACGATCACGACCTGGCGCTGATCCTGCCCCATGGGCAGCCGGAGTGCATTCAGGTGTTCTATCGAGTCAACGAGCCGGACGCCGACCTGTATGTGCTCGACGAACACAACGCGCTCTGGCACCAGCGCTTGCCGTATCACGACGAACAGAGCCTGTTGCTGCCCTTGCAGCGCTTCTTCCACTCACTGGTCTATCGACGCGGCGCATCGCTGCCACTGGATAACCCGGCAGAACCTGTCTTGCTGGACATGCTGTATTACCAGGTATTGCCATCAGGCACAGGCCGCGCCCGACGCATCGAACCCCGCCCGGCACCGACCGCTGCGGACAAACCGTATTACGACGTGCAGGCGATTATCGAAGAAACCTCGCCGGGCCAGCTGAACGTCACGCTGTATTGCGACAACAGCGAGTTCTCGGAACTGGAGCATGGCGACCAACTGTTTGCCGTGGTCGCCCAGCAAATCCTCGAACGCCGCCAGGAACCGCAACGCTATCGCTGCTACATCACCGACCTCGACCTCTCCGGCCTGCTGGATGATGGCCACGGACAAAGCATCCTGTTCCTGCGCCACAAGGCAGAGTTGGAAAAGGCGTTGAATGAGGCAATGGAGGAATCAGGCTCTGCGTAG